In Acidaminococcus fermentans DSM 20731, one genomic interval encodes:
- a CDS encoding lipase family protein → MPGIPVSDRNGWKQRLGRVLVTGLCLAALGLPQAARAAAPVSPDHPVEQAAMTAMAAAVCAGSYHPENSREIRYLEDYGWTMTPYTLKDGDTEVNFTLARKQGLLRGKNWTVLAFRGSATRDDWKLNMKMKAVPYPEGSNARKNQDGEEKGPAVHEGFLRYARAALSRPLDVDGDGREETLAAYLKEHPQEKMVLTGHSLGGAGATLAGEELVRQGVDKNRIPVITFGAPAVGNRDFARRYGSKIDLLRVVTTLDPVAGALQTVTRSGYQQFGEKKEYALSGKYTDYQHPISYYLDLAVQDYYRQRDQAEKDGLWAPVPLERRKGEGPLAALAVLCLDNGADTRFSPDLGQFLLDEYRGALPRYVVLDYRHTAGSDLPAFQEELRQKARKAGADVLVIAQVERQRLGQTDKWSILLGQEVVGLQPGGVHSVTAGSTRVRFEQGVVQSLLSLWEDQKKELKKALPETRDQEPLWIFLREEGTWDENH, encoded by the coding sequence ATGCCCGGAATCCCCGTGTCTGACCGGAACGGCTGGAAGCAGCGGCTGGGCCGGGTACTGGTGACGGGGCTCTGCCTGGCTGCCCTGGGCCTTCCCCAGGCGGCCCGGGCCGCTGCTCCGGTGTCTCCGGACCATCCGGTGGAACAGGCGGCCATGACGGCCATGGCCGCAGCTGTGTGCGCCGGCAGCTACCACCCGGAAAACAGTCGGGAGATCCGGTATCTGGAAGACTATGGCTGGACCATGACCCCTTATACCCTGAAGGATGGGGACACAGAAGTGAACTTCACCCTGGCCCGGAAACAGGGACTGCTCCGGGGTAAAAACTGGACCGTACTGGCTTTCCGGGGCAGTGCCACCCGGGACGACTGGAAGCTGAACATGAAGATGAAGGCAGTGCCCTATCCGGAAGGGAGCAATGCCCGGAAAAATCAGGATGGGGAGGAGAAAGGTCCCGCCGTCCATGAAGGGTTCCTCCGGTATGCCCGGGCGGCCCTTTCCCGGCCTCTGGATGTGGACGGGGACGGCCGGGAGGAAACCCTGGCGGCCTATCTGAAGGAGCATCCCCAAGAAAAGATGGTGCTCACCGGCCACAGCCTGGGAGGAGCCGGCGCTACCCTGGCGGGAGAAGAACTAGTCCGCCAGGGAGTGGACAAAAACCGGATCCCGGTGATCACCTTCGGAGCCCCGGCGGTGGGGAACCGGGATTTTGCCCGGAGGTACGGATCCAAAATCGATCTGCTCCGGGTGGTAACCACCCTGGACCCGGTGGCCGGCGCCCTCCAGACCGTGACCCGGTCCGGGTACCAGCAGTTCGGGGAGAAAAAGGAATACGCCCTGTCCGGCAAGTACACCGATTACCAGCATCCCATTTCCTATTACCTGGACCTGGCGGTGCAGGATTATTACCGGCAGCGGGATCAGGCGGAAAAAGACGGTTTGTGGGCCCCGGTTCCCCTGGAACGGAGAAAGGGGGAGGGGCCTTTGGCAGCTCTGGCGGTGCTGTGCCTGGACAATGGGGCGGACACCCGGTTTTCCCCGGATCTGGGCCAGTTCCTGCTGGACGAATACAGAGGGGCGCTGCCCCGGTATGTGGTGCTGGATTACCGGCACACCGCCGGCAGCGATCTTCCCGCCTTCCAGGAAGAACTGCGGCAGAAAGCCCGGAAGGCCGGGGCCGATGTGCTGGTGATCGCCCAGGTGGAACGGCAGCGGCTGGGACAGACGGATAAATGGTCCATCCTGCTGGGCCAGGAAGTGGTGGGCCTACAGCCGGGAGGCGTCCATTCCGTCACCGCCGGCAGCACCCGGGTGCGCTTTGAACAGGGGGTCGTCCAAAGCCTCCTGAGCCTGTGGGAAGACCAGAAAAAAGAACTGAAGAAGGCCCTGCCGGAAACCCGGGATCAGGAGCCGTTATGGATATTTTTACGAGAAGAGGGGACTTGGGATGAAAATCATTGA
- a CDS encoding amidohydrolase family protein: MKIIDAHMHFFRYAGFDQVARAAGHENTVENYLQACRENNVVLSVAMGNAPLGPSRFGGVVPRVPDLAGPCTLEPYNQPAEIAFCAGLESNGLTEENCEKTAREFEPVVRNPHCVGIKIYTGYNQVYAYDPRHFPLYELAEAYQVPVVFHTGDTAGGHGLLKYAHPLTIDEVASQFPRVKFVIAHCGNPWILDAMEVVAKNPNVYVDLSGLLEGKFDGALFYERHRDYFRYIRMWLDYVNRYDKVLYGTDWPLINIQSYIDNMKLVVPEAHHEEFFYRNALRVYTKLLGLLPKEGNA, translated from the coding sequence ATGAAAATCATTGATGCCCATATGCATTTTTTCCGGTACGCCGGATTCGACCAGGTGGCCAGAGCCGCCGGTCACGAAAATACAGTGGAGAACTATCTCCAGGCCTGCCGGGAGAACAACGTGGTGCTGTCGGTGGCCATGGGCAATGCGCCCCTGGGGCCCAGCCGGTTCGGAGGGGTGGTGCCCCGGGTGCCGGATCTGGCGGGCCCCTGCACCCTGGAGCCCTACAACCAGCCGGCGGAGATTGCCTTCTGCGCCGGACTGGAAAGCAATGGCCTGACGGAGGAGAACTGCGAAAAAACCGCCCGGGAATTCGAACCGGTGGTCCGGAATCCCCACTGTGTGGGCATCAAGATCTATACCGGCTACAATCAGGTCTATGCTTACGATCCCCGGCATTTTCCCCTGTACGAACTGGCGGAAGCCTACCAGGTGCCGGTGGTGTTCCACACGGGAGATACCGCCGGGGGCCACGGGCTGCTGAAATACGCCCATCCCCTCACCATCGACGAGGTGGCGTCCCAGTTCCCCCGGGTGAAGTTCGTCATCGCCCACTGCGGCAATCCCTGGATCCTGGACGCCATGGAAGTGGTGGCCAAGAACCCCAATGTGTATGTGGATCTGTCCGGACTTCTGGAAGGGAAGTTCGACGGGGCGCTCTTCTATGAAAGACATCGGGATTATTTCCGCTACATCCGGATGTGGCTGGATTATGTGAACCGGTACGACAAGGTGCTTTACGGCACCGACTGGCCCCTGATCAACATCCAAAGCTATATCGACAACATGAAACTGGTGGTGCCGGAAGCCCACCATGAGGAGTTTTTCTACAGAAACGCCCTGCGGGTGTATACCAAACTGCTGGGCCTTTTGCCCAAGGAGGGAAACGCATGA
- a CDS encoding YhcH/YjgK/YiaL family protein, which yields MITGNLDHLDRLAGQLTGPVKKALELLAERDVTELPVGKTPLAGEDIFASVNEYETEPVEDRRPEKHFQYIDIQVLGAGRESIGYTDVENVGSLTEDRREKDDVVFYGSTRKENFVKLEKGDFAIFFPWEVHRPNCWFGEGPETVKKIVVKVRA from the coding sequence ATGATTACAGGAAATCTGGACCATCTGGACCGGCTGGCCGGTCAGCTCACCGGACCGGTGAAAAAAGCCCTGGAACTGCTGGCGGAACGGGACGTGACGGAACTGCCGGTGGGGAAAACGCCCCTGGCCGGTGAGGACATCTTCGCCAGTGTCAATGAATATGAAACGGAACCGGTGGAAGACCGGCGGCCGGAAAAACATTTCCAGTACATCGACATCCAGGTGCTGGGCGCCGGCCGGGAATCCATCGGGTACACGGATGTGGAAAACGTCGGCAGCCTGACGGAGGACCGCCGGGAAAAGGACGATGTGGTGTTCTATGGCAGCACCCGAAAAGAGAACTTTGTGAAGCTGGAGAAAGGAGATTTCGCCATTTTCTTCCCCTGGGAAGTCCATCGGCCCAACTGCTGGTTTGGAGAGGGACCGGAAACGGTGAAGAAGATCGTGGTGAAGGTACGGGCGTAA